CGGCTCAGCTTCCATCATTGCGAAGAAGTGCGGAGCCTGCTGGCAGGCCGCGGCGCTCCCTCTTCCTGCGACCTGCCGGAGGGCCGGCAGGCGGCCCTGTTGCGCGGCCGCTTGGTGTTCCAGAAGCGCGCCGAAAGCGCTGGTCCCGCCGAGTACGAGTATCGCCTGCGGGTTCCCGGCGAGGTGGAAGTCACCGAACTGGGCACCGTGATCCGCGCCTCTTTGGTGGCTTCGGCGGCCGGAAAGGCGGAGTATAATCGGGGCCGCTTTCTGGAGCCCCGGAAGCTCGAACCGGAACTGGTCGTGCGCAACTGGCGCGCCGGAGACCGATTCTGGCCGGCGCACAGCAAGTCGCCGAAGAAAGTAAAGGAACTGCTCGCCGCGCGGCGCGTCGCCGGTCCCGACCGCCGGCTGTGGCCGGTGGTGGCCAGCGGCTCCGAGATCGTTTGGATCCGCGGTTTTGCCGGGGCGCAGGCATTCGTGGCCAGCGTGGCCAGCGATGCGCTGTTGATTGAGGAAGTGCCGGCGGGAATCGCCGAGCGGGACACAACATCTTCTCCTGAGGCAGGTACGTGAAACAGAACGGCGCGAGCCTGAAGAGCCTGAAGACGCTGATCAGCGCGGAGCAGATCTCCAAGCGGGTGGGCGAGATCGCGCGCCAGATCTCGACCGACTATCAGGGTAAGACGCTCTACGCCGTGGGCGTCCTGGAGGACAGCTTCATCTTCATGGCGGACCTGATGCGCGCCCTCGAGGTCCCCGTCGTGTGCCAGTTCCTGAAGCCGGAGATGAAGGAAAAGCTGCAGGGCGCCAGCGAAAGCACCGAGATCTTTTACAGCCCCGAAGTGCACGTGGAAGGCCAGCACGTGATCCTGGTGGAGGCGCTGGTGGAATCGGGCGTGACCTCGGACTTCCTCATGCGCAACCTGATGGGCCGGGGCGCGGTGTCGGTGAAGCTGGTCACGCTGCTGGACAAGCAGTCGGCGCGGCGCATCGCCTTGCAGCCCGATTATTTCGGGTTCCAGATCGATAATTCCTTCGTGGTCGGCTACGGCCTGGGCGGCCCCGCCCTGGGACGCAACCTCCCCTATGTGGCCACCACCGCCGCGGCCTCCAAACCGGCACGGTAGAACGCGTTCCTCACTCCTTGGGTGGTTGTCAGGCCGATTACCCGGTTACGCCGGTAATCTTGCTGGCACCCGGGCCGGGGCCGATGATAAGAGCGGTGTAGCGCGACCAAAACAGGTACAATCCGTAGGTGAAGGCTGAATCCCGGGCCGAAGCAGGCCTGGGCGGCATCTAATTGTTTGCATAGGTCCCAAAAAGCCGCCCAGGGCATAGCCGGGAGCGGCCTTTTTCAGAGGAGCGCGTAGTGAATTCGACCGTCAAGACCATCGTGTTCTGGGTGCTGATTGCGGTGTCCGCGGTTCTGCTGTGGCACCTGGTGGTGCGGGCCGGCGGAGCCGGCGTGCAGGAGCGCGAAATCAGCTTCTCCGACTTCATGAACCAGGTGGACCAGGGCAAGATCGGGGAAGTCACCATCATCGGCGCCGAAGTGCGCGGCAAGTACCGCGAAGAGAACGCGATCTTCCACACCACCGTCCCCACCAACTACCCCGACATGATCACCATCCTGCGGGACAAGGGCGTCAGCATCAAGGTGAAGGACGTGCAGGGTGGAACCTGGTCGAGCTGGCTGCTGGGCCTGGCCCCGGTACTGCTGCTGATCGGGCTGTGGGTGTTCATGATCCGCCAGATGCAGATGGGCGGAAACAAGGCGCTGTCGTTCGGCAAGAGCCGCGCGCGCCTGCTCTCCATGCAGCAGAAGAAGGTCACGTTCAAGGACGTGGCCGGCGTGGATGAAGCCAAGGAAGAGTTGCGGGAGATCATCGAGTTTCTGCGCGAGGCGCAGAAGTTCCAGAAGCTGGGCGGGCGCATCCCCAAGGGAGTGCTGCTGGTCGGGCCTCCGGGTACCGGCAAGACGCTGCTGGCGCGGGCCGTGGCCGGTGAAGCCAACGTGCCCTTCTTCTCCATCTCCGGCTCGGACTTCGTAGAGATGTTCGTGGGCGTCGGCG
This DNA window, taken from Terriglobales bacterium, encodes the following:
- a CDS encoding phosphoribosyltransferase family protein, producing the protein MKQNGASLKSLKTLISAEQISKRVGEIARQISTDYQGKTLYAVGVLEDSFIFMADLMRALEVPVVCQFLKPEMKEKLQGASESTEIFYSPEVHVEGQHVILVEALVESGVTSDFLMRNLMGRGAVSVKLVTLLDKQSARRIALQPDYFGFQIDNSFVVGYGLGGPALGRNLPYVATTAAASKPAR